aaaaacatacattattaaaacacaataaaaacttacatattcattattaaaacacaataaaaatatatcttagttgtaattattgtaatattcaTAATTAGGCTTCGAGCATGGTGCAGCGATTGCAAGGCAGCGTTGACATCTTGTTGTTTAATCCACCTTATGTTTTAACTCCTTCAGAAGAAGtaagatttataaacaatagaagctaaaaaaaacgttattgcaattttttttcccattgtctgtttgttacataatttttaaatttcaaatttttaaaggaaaaaacaagcaaaaagcCCCCAAGTATACTTGACTTTTTAGCTTTTGTAGTTTCAATATCAGTATTGTTTAacatttgtttgattatttttaacattaccaGATTGGGAAAAAAGACATAAGTGCTGCATGGGCTGGTGGAAAAGATGGTAGAGAGGTGAGTTATATGcagatttaaattaatttttttgaaagtaaagttatatatttttaattattagaataaatataagaaatattttacttttgctaagaaaagtataaataaaacaaaatgcatcttaagtttattttttaatgaaaacatttcaaatatgaatcaagttattttctagagttttggttttttaagtttagtttttttaatttcttttaattaagatttttttttttatagttgcattttttttttcttaattttttctctttaaattttttaaaaacattatcaaagctgtagtcaagttgtcaaaacaaaGTATGACATATTTGGTCAGGAGTAATGTGTAATCGCATACTTGGTACTACATGGTAGGTTTGAACTACATAccttttatttatgaaataagcGTACTGCTTTTTTAGTatgatgttaaatttaaaatgcagGTAGTTTATGAAAGTGAGCTGGTTTTGTAGATTGGTatgtaaataatttgaaataaataagtttttttgtagaGACAATGATAATCGTATAAAGATTGCTGTGATGTTTTTGGTTCCTAGGctatctatatatattgatgCATTGAGTTATAGTTGAACTATTTGTTGTTGTTCACAGTTGAAATGTAGTTGCATATATCATTGAAGACAGGTGAGGAAAAAGAAGcagttaaaaagtaaacataaaattttgttaaaacttggggtataattattgaaaaattatttatacagcTTTTTGATTACCTTCTTATCTAAGATCTGTTTCTTGGAACTTTTCTTGTTTACGCATTTGTTTcaaagtttctaaaaaagaaaaataggtttagcaaaatttagaaaacaatttaaaaatgccaCATTAAACATTATGAATAATGTCAattaatatagatataaatcGTTGGCTAAAAGTTATCATTAAATTCACAATACCTTTATAATcatacatttaatatttaattaattgtaattaaatgtttaataaattttatctacttatttttttatctactaCTAATAACtactaaaaattaacttttaattgtttttatatttgtgtatatagaTCAGATATGTATCTGTTGATAAATGTTATTATCAataattacatttgtttttcttcctctgtttatttatttttttttttgaaaactatttttaaaactttttattttatgataatttatttaatttaaatgttagaAGTATTATAGGTTATTTgcaagtttgttttttgttttttaatatttttaggttGTAGATAAGTTTTTGCCACAAGCTATTAATCTTCTATCACCAGctggttttttttatattgttcttaTCAAAGAAAATAAACCTTGTAAGAAAAGTggcttttactttttaagtaaagtttttgtagttaatttttatattttgatagttctgattgattttttttagatgagatcATTGCTTTTATGCGTGACAATGGCTTTCATGGGGAAGTGGTTGCAGAACGAAAATCTGGTCCTGAAAACTTACTCGTTATAAAGTTTTCAcgatcataaatattaaaagatttatttttaattcaattgaatatagttatatataattttttgaaatgaacagggtaaaaaatggttttttaaagttgtttctgGTTTAtgaatttctaaatttataattaaactgatatatttgaaaaattaaatgattataaaacatTGCATAGTTTACATTGAAATGGTTTTAAAACATTGCATAGTTTGATATTATAACATCTACTTATATGTTGTATCATTTTAAGTagaattaaacaaattattagaaCAATTATAGGAGTtagatgaaatattttatttaataaaatatgtcattGGATCGTAAAAAGAATGTGGTTAAGGATGCTTTTGCTGACAAAATTCTTACTAAGGATCAATCTATAggtatttttttagaaatacataaataaataaatttatatatatatatatatatatatatatatatatatatatatatatatatatatatatatatatttgtatacatataatatatatattatattataatactttcTTTGTTTGAACtgatatagaatttttttttttttttttttcttattgaattttaaagaaatttaactttgttttacaGACAATCTTTCCTCAtcaatatttgacatttttaaagaagataACAGTAATTCAGGAGGTATATGTTTAGCAGAGCAGTCAAACTGTTTAACATCGACTTCTAGTTTTGTTGATCCATTTGCAAATGAGGTTTActtgcatattatatatattgtttaccTAATTgctatatatacaatattaaacagattttaaaattatttaaaataacatgagATTTTGTTGtcactgtttaaaaaaaaaaaaaaaaagttgaccaaaattagtttgtttcgtgttttagagtttttttatttgtcatttttgtaaattttttgaaaaaaatttgtttagataCAACTTGGATATAAATCGCAATCATTGCcgtatattaaacaaaatggtTAGTGTTAATTATAATAagattataaactaaaatactataaagtaaaataaatttaaaaaacaacaaaagtttcTGAAAACCAATTAATTTCCTTCTATAAATACTACCCTACCTCTTTTCATAATTTactctaaatttttttgctacttgtaaatttttattgcatatagAGTAATGTtggtcttgaaaaaaaaatttattaatttgtggGAAAAGAGAAATTTACACTATTTCTATTTACACACTagcaagtaaaaataaataaatattttaatgaagcttttaaatctaaattaaggaatttttttaattttcaattaatttttttttaagtgacttTGCTCTGAACAAGGCTCCAAGCAACCATTATTTAAGTACATAAAGCAAAGAAAAGAGCGAAGCTAGATATTAGTTGACCAAAAAAAAGCTGTAAATTATATGACTCAGGAAAACATGAACACAGGAAAAAATTCCAAAATGTTGATgtgcaatgaaaaaaaaatagatcattaaaaaccttttttgaacATGAAGTAAAGGGATACTTCTTTATTaagtagtaaattaaattttggttGATGGAGCAAAAAATCTCTCTTGAGCAATGATTACAGTAGTACTTGTAGAACGAGGCTGACCAGCTGACCAGGTTAAGCCTCTGTTCACTACAATGAACAGAGGCTTAACCTGGTCAGCTAATCCCACTAAATTTACAACACATTTTTGaatcttgtctaaaagagaaagggcattatTTGGTGAACCAGCCAAAATATAATAagcagtattccatacaagccATGCAGGGACAAGTAagaaatttataagaaaaaaaaaaatgtgattaggcataaaaaaataaatagcccAATAAAAAGAACCTAGCTATCCAGACCCGTAGAATACAGGTACAAGTCTGTTCCACACCAACCATCTCTTTGCAGATAGAAgatatgcagtttttttttttgcgtaattaCAGCTTATTAGAAACCTCTCCTCATTTATTccaaaaaaagaagatttgaATGTAACATCTGCtcaattagttataaaatacttgaaaagcAAAACTCGAAAccttaaaataaactttattatttacctatttttaaatttacagtaataacaagtttttttttgatttttaaaaattaacaattaaagatTACCATATTTTAAAGAAGGTACAGATTCCTCTCcctttttattaagaatatgtttctaatttaaaataagaatatacttctaatttaaaatttagctgTCATAACgtgtacacaaaaaaaaaaagtaaaatacctaaaaaaaaatttttttaataatgttgtttaaaaaacaaaagtttttatttaaatttatttcagccATTTAAATAAGttcattaaaatacataaaaaataaaaataatttcacaaGTGTTTTCTAGTGATATTTGGTGATAattattagatatttattttcttcGAACCAATCATTAAGGAGTTCTAGCtcttaatttattgttataaagaTGTGCAG
This Hydra vulgaris chromosome 04, alternate assembly HydraT2T_AEP DNA region includes the following protein-coding sequences:
- the LOC100200278 gene encoding methyltransferase N6AMT1, which encodes MIPTPFYSHISDEDFLSIYEPSEDTFLLIDTLEKEQHILKSLKPLICLEVGSGSGVVITFLAKITENKSFYIATDINLSACICSKKTGHENNVYVETHCDSFASSMVQRLQGSVDILLFNPPYVLTPSEEIGKKDISAAWAGGKDGREVVDKFLPQAINLLSPAGFFYIVLIKENKPYEIIAFMRDNGFHGEVVAERKSGPENLLVIKFSRS